One genomic region from Salvelinus fontinalis isolate EN_2023a chromosome 18, ASM2944872v1, whole genome shotgun sequence encodes:
- the LOC129815135 gene encoding solute carrier family 2, facilitated glucose transporter member 1-like, protein MDSGGKQVTFQLMLTVGAAVIGSLQFGYNTGVINAPQKVIERFLNETWFDRYKEPINKASLTTLWSVSVAIFSVGGIFGSFSVGLFVNRFGRRNSMLMANVLAFVSAALMGFSKMGGSWEMLIIGRFVVGLYSGLSTGFVPMYVGEVAPTALRGALGTLHQLGIVTGILMAQVFGMEALMGNASLWPFLLGFTFIPALAQCALLPFCPESPRFLLINRNEENKAKTVLKKLRGTTDVSADMQEMKEEARQMMREKKVTIPELFRSPLYRQPIFIAIMLQLSQQLSGINAIFYYSTRIFEKAGVAQPVYATIGAGVVNTAFTVVSLFVVERAGRRSLHLLGLIGMAGAAVLMTIALALLDKLPWMSYVSIVAIFAFVAFFEIGPGPIPWFIVAELFSQGPRPSAFAVAGFSNWTANFIVGMAFQYVEELCGPYVFVIFTILLLSFFIFTYFKVPETKGRTFDEISAGFRQSAGTGGEKHSPEELNSLGADSQL, encoded by the exons ATGGATTCGGGCGGCAAG CAAGTAACCTTCCAGTTGATGCTGACAGTAGGAGCAGCGGTGATTGGCTCACTGCAGTTCGGTTACAACACAGGTGTCATCAACGCCCCTCAGAAG GTTATTGAGAGGTTCCTCAATGAGACATGGTTCGACCGCTACAAGGAGCCCATCAACAAGGCCTCCCTCACCACCCTGTGGTCCGTCTCCGTCGCCATCTTCTCAGTCGGCGGTATCTTCGGCTCCTTCTCCGTGGGCCTGTTTGTCAACCGCTTTGGCAG GAGGAACTCCATGCTCATGGCCAACGTGCTGGCCTTTGTCTCCGCTGCTCTCATGGGCTTCTCTAAGATGGGTGGCTCGTGGGAGATGCTGATCATCGGGCGCTTCGTGGTGGGACTTTACTCCGGCCTCTCAACTGGCTTTGTACCCATGTACGTGGGTGAGGTTGCCCCCACTGCCCTTCGAGGAGCCCTGGGTACCCTCCACCAGCTGGGCATTGTCACGGGCATCCTGATGGCACAG GTGTTTGGCATGGAGGCCTTAATGGGGAACGCGTCTTTGTGGCCCTTCCTGCTGGGCTTCACCTTCATCCCAGCCCTGGCGCAGTGTGCACTGCTGCCCTTCTGCCCCGAGAGTCCCCGCTTCCTCCTCATCAACCGCAACGAGGAGAACAAGGCCAAAACTG tCCTGAAGAAGCTGCGTGGGACCACAGACGTGAGTGCAGACATGCAGGAGATGAAGGAGGAGGCCAGGCAGATGATGAGGGAGAAGAAGGTGACCATCCCAGAGCTGTTCCGCTCGCCACTCTACCGCCAGCCCATCTTCATCGCTATCATGCTCCAGCTCTCCCAGCAGCTTTCTGGCATCAACGCT ATTTTCTACTACTCTACCCGTATCTTTGAGAAGGCCGGAGTTGCTCAGCCTGTTTATGCTACAATTGGTGCCGGTGTGGTCAACACAGCCTTCACTGTGGTGTCG CTGTTTGTGGTGGAGCGCGCTGGACGCAGGTCTCTCCACCTGCTGGGGCTGATAGGAATGGCAGGCGCTGCCGTCCTGATGACCATCGCTCTGGCTCTGCTG GACAAGCTGCCATGGATGTCCTACGTGAGTATTGTGGCCATCTTTGCCTTTGTGGCGTTCTTTGAGATCGGCCCGGGTCCCATCCCCTGGTTCATTGTGGCTGAGCTGTTCTCCCAGGGACCCCGGCCCTCGGCCTTCGCTGTTGCTGGCTTCTCCAACTGGACTGCCAACTTCATAGTGGGCATGGCCTTCCAGTATGTAGAG GAGTTGTGTGGCCCTTATGTCTTTGTCATCTTCACCATACTGCTGCTCAGCTTCTTCATCTTCACCTACTTCAAGGTGCCTGAGACCAAGGGCCGGACGTTTGATGAGATCTCAGCCGGGTTCCGCCAGTCGGCTGGCACTGGTGGAGAGAAGCACTCGCCAGAGGAGCTCAACAGCCTGGGGGCTGACTCTCAGCTCTAA